In Debaryomyces hansenii CBS767 chromosome A complete sequence, a genomic segment contains:
- a CDS encoding DEHA2D11528p (weakly similar to CA5671|CaCTA4 Candida albicans CaCTA4), with amino-acid sequence MSTVNTRKRCRPVLVCNNCHKKKKRCDRNLPCANCIKLNIDDTCSYDSQKEDVSERKKLSPFESTEYIEKQTVPFESSVNHKIERLSNKINELEASITIATLHSDKASNNHIGDKFKIGNRNSSLTKLKASKYTPDSSNSFLFIGTNPVEEGEHIINFLATFHGTSNGIVNAQVSPLGPLRFLVLSRQDPCGNMTRKFLLAHSSKTSTSGGTKDQILCSPNEELEQKSRNFYGTSYIKRIKKQPSIADTAEMKNAISNFSLKLGVCIFSGEKLCNYSCLSDQIKHALPNREILSLLVDRFFDSLYPFFPVLDEQSFKSDVSGIIGGDIDNHFHEIIDIIKLENLKDLATSATLLIVLRLSYLSLFSNNVQMNEFRLNSKEGTGDCPKMKFLLNNPIPLETLNVAELCISEFEWIKKPSLEVFQALAMIQIYRTNAPEEDTFRRFESAISVGNLYQMAKTLILNRDPDCLSYIYEKKMDEGTKMLKRRLWYYLIIADIEDSIVYGTPIYTTEQDFDTKPPFIPQDAQTNFYEGRERSLISSINSLHPVIMVVHTILEMIYKVKSDMNISILAKYLSNLEILVQDILGTFNDYLIIDNKYKCKTLKIQKFRLYMYCKIMLSYIYYAFYLYYEEKENIHLSLFYLKKSIAIIFCEMAGVSKEFLYMADTYFGSAFALTVTPILQVFNRMEAVLFQFQIRLNCTQRLVKNNSLAKEALGSVQDDSYIQRLNNLRHLFKAFETPNGDFISTLSSRYYFSWRVKSLSKGPNILFDGVISILDESTTNSAALRYSLIELCDLESLLSVCLSMKTQTNLAQLKNTNLDDTVSNDINRGLSESERCILNDMQVDRLWKVLDLYREELNDTTSQNCFSRIGKKGPSVDKNFSLAQGSDAIANIDIDSLHGYTIYKDFSFDDFFFDANLTTSFD; translated from the coding sequence ATGTCCACTGTAAatacaagaaaaagatGCCGGCCAGTTCTAGTTTGTAATAATTGtcataaaaagaaaaagagatgCGATCGTAATCTTCCATGTGCTAACTGTATTAAgttaaatattgatgatacTTGTTCTTATGACAGTCAAAAAGAGGATGTGCTGGAAAGAAAGAAGTTGAGTCCTTTTGAATCAACAGAATACATAGAGAAACAAACGGTACCCTTTGAATCATCAGTGAACcataaaattgaaagacTAAGTAACAAGATCAATGAGCTAGAGGCCTCGATAACTATAGCCACATTACACAGTGATAAAGCCTCCAATAATCACATAGGcgataaatttaaaattggaaaCCGAAATAGCTCTCTAACCAAATTGAAAGCATCAAAATATACTCCTGActcatcaaattcatttttatttataggGACAAACCCGGTTGAAGAAGGCGAacatataatcaattttcttgCTACATTTCATGGGACTTCTAATGGCATTGTAAATGCGCAAGTTTCTCCTCTTGGGCCTTTGCGTTTTCTTGTCCTTCTGAGACAAGATCCCTGTGGAAACATGACTAGGAAATTTTTACTAGCGCATTCACTGAAGACATCAACATCGGGAGGTACAAAGGACCAAATTCTATGTTCACCAAATGAAGAACTAGAACAAAAGTCACGTAATTTTTACGGTACCAGTTACATTAAAAGGATAAAAAAACAACCTTCAATAGCTGATACTGCGGAAATGAAGAATGCTATATCGAACTTTAGTCTTAAGTTAGGAGTATGCATTTTTTCAGGAGAGAAATTATGTAATTATAGCTGTTTATCGGACCAAATAAAGCACGCTTTACCGAATAGAGAAATACTTAGTTTACTTGTTGATAGgttttttgattctttgtATCCATTTTTCCCAGTATTAGATGAACAAAGCTTTAAATCCGACGTTTCTGGAATCATTGGTGGTGATATTGACAACCATTTCCACGagattattgatattattaagttggaaaatttaaaagatCTAGCCACTTCAGCAACTTTATTAATCGTTTTAAGATTAAGTTATTTATCTTTGTTTAGTAATAATGTGCAGATGAATGAATTTAGGTTGAACTCGAAAGAAGGTACAGGAGATTGTCCTAAAATGAAATTCCTATTGAACAACCCTATCCCATTGGAAACATTGAATGTAGCTGAGTTATGCATTAGCGAATTCGAATGGATTAAGAAACCAAGTTTGGAAGTTTTTCAAGCATTGGCCATGATTCAGATTTATAGAACAAACGCTCCAGAGGAGGATACATttagaagatttgaatCTGCGATTAGTGTTGGGAATTTATATCAGATGGCCAAGACGTTGATTTTGAATCGGGATCCAGATTGTCTTCTGTATatttatgaaaaaaaaatggatGAAGGAACAAAGATGTTAAAGCGAAGATTATGGTActatttaataattgcGGACATTGAAGATTCAATAGTTTATGGCACCCCTATTTATACAACAGAACAGGATTTTGATACAAAGCCTCCATTTATTCCACAAGATGCCCAAACAAATTTTTATGAGGGTAGAGAACGCTCGCTTATTTCGAGTATTAATAGTCTACATCCCGTTATCATGGTCGTTCATACGATCCTTGAAATGATATACAAAGTTAAGTCGGATATGAATATTTCGATTTTAGctaaatatttatctaatCTTGAGATTTTGGTGCAAGATATCCTTGGAACTTTCAATGATTATCTTATTATcgataataaatacaaatgCAAAACTTTGAAGATACAAAAATTTCGATTGTACATGTATTGTAAGATAATGTTGCTGTATATTTACTATGCcttttatttgtattatgaGGAAAAGGAGAACATTCACTTGAGTTTATTTTACTTAAAGAAACTGATCGCCATTATTTTCTGCGAAATGGCAGGTGTTTCTAAGGAATTTTTATACATGGCTGATACATATTTCGGATCAGCATTTGCATTGACTGTTACACctattcttcaagtttttaATAGAATGGAAGCTGTgctatttcaatttcaaattagatTAAATTGCACACAAAGATTGGTAAAAAACAATTCACTTGCCAAGGAGGCACTTGGTTCAGTTCAAGATGATTCGTATATTCAGCgtttaaataatttacgTCATCTTTTTAAAGCTTTTGAGACTCCAAATGGCGATTTTATTTCAACTTTGAGTAGCCGCTACTACTTTTCGTGGAGAGTAAAATCTCTCCTGAAAGGACCAAATATACTTTTTGATGGTGTCATAAGTATTCTAGATGAATCAACTACTAATAGCGCAGCTCTAAGATATTCGTTAATTGAGTTGTGTGATCTAGAAAGTTTATTAAGTGTTTGTCTTAGCATGAAAACTCAGACCAATCTTGCCCAGCTAAAAAATACAAATCTTGACGACACAGTTAGTAATGATATTAATCGGGGATTATCTGAATCAGAAAGGTGCATATTGAATGACATGCAAGTTGATAGATTGTGGAAGGTACTAGATCTATACCGAGAAGAGTTGAATGATACTACATCACAAAATTGCTTTTCCAGGATTGGAAAGAAAGGACCCTCTGTTGATAAAAACTTTTCGTTGGCCCAAGGTTCTGACGCAATAGCTAACATTGACATTGATTCTCTCCATGGATACACAATTTATAAAGACTTCTCATTCgatgattttttttttgatgcCAATCTTACTACAAGTTTTGACTAA